In Gigantopelta aegis isolate Gae_Host chromosome 6, Gae_host_genome, whole genome shotgun sequence, the following are encoded in one genomic region:
- the LOC121375738 gene encoding succinyl-CoA:3-ketoacid coenzyme A transferase 1, mitochondrial-like isoform X2 — protein sequence MPENLLAGLLRSKVKDLTLVSSNAGIGNSALGLLMEHKQVKRMISSYIGENDVCERLYLAGELEIELTPQGTLAEKIRAGGYGVPAFFTPTGYGTLVQRGGAPIKYTADGKIAIASKPRETYKFDGRNFIMEKAITGEFALIKAWKADKAGNLTFRRTARNFNPPMCKAAKITIAEVDEIVEIGDIPGEEVHVPHLFVQRVVKAPNVKKRIEKLTVSHRTDKNVTIDGSSSKRERIIKRAALELKDGMYANLGIGIPIMASNYIPKGISVTLHSENGMLGLGPFPEPGEEDADLINAGKQTVTAIPGSSYFSSDDSFGMVRGGHMNTTILGAMQVSQYGDIANYMIPGKMVKGMGGAMDLVSSDKTKVIVTMEHETKAGKPKILTNCTYPLTGSRCVNMIITEKGVFEINHGTGLTLIEIADDVTVEEILKTTGSPFAVSPSLIPMQQVPV from the exons ATGCCCGAGAACCTGCTTGCTGGTCTGCTGAGATCCAAAGTGAAGGATTTAACCCTAGTGAGCAGCAATGCTGGAATTGGTAACTCAGCCCTAGGTCTCTTGATGGAACACAAACAG GTTAAACGAATGATTTCGTCCTATATTGGTGAAAATGACGTATGTGAGCGGCTGTATCTGGCTGGTGAACTGGAGATTGAATTAACTCCACAG GGAACTTTGGCAGAGAAAATCCGGGCTGGTGGATATGGTGTCCCAGCATTCTTCACTCCGACTGGTTATGGAACTCTGGTCCAAAGGGGTGGAGCACCAATCAAGTACACTGCAGATGGAAAAATCGCTATAGCGAGTAAGCCACGTGAG ACTTATAAATTTGATGGGCGTAACTTCATAATGGAGAAAGCCATTACAGGAGAATTTGCATTGATCAAAGCTTGGAAGGCTGACAAAGCAGGCAATTTAACTTTCAG ACGAACGGCAAGGAATTTCAACCCACCCATGTGTAAAGCTGCAAAAATCACCATTGCAGAAGTCGATGAAATCGTCGAGATCGGGGATATACCTGGAGAGGAGGTCCATGTGCCTCACCTGTTTGTACAGCGTGTTGTTAAGGcaccaaatgttaaaaaaagaataGAG AAGTTAACAGTGAGTCACAGAACAGACAAGAATGTGACAATTGATGGTTCTTCATCAAAGCGGGAGAGAATCATCAAACGAGCTGCCCTTGAGTTGAAGGATGGAATGTATG CAAATCTTGGCATTGGTATACCCATAATGGCCAGTAACTATATCCCTAAAGGGATCAGTGTTACCCTCCATAGTGAAAATGGCATGTTGGGATTG GGTCCATTTCCAGAACCAGGAGAGGAAGATGCAGATCTGATCAATGCGGGTAAACAAACTGTGACAGCTATTCCAGGAAGCTCTTACTTTTCTAGTGACGATTCATTTGGAATGGTGAGAGG ggGCCACATGAATACCACAATTCTAGGTGCTATGCAGGTGTCTCAGTATGGGGATATCGCTAACTACATGATTCCT GGTAAGATGGTGAAAGGAATGGGAGGTGCCATGGATCTTGTCTCGAGCGACAAAACTAAGGTGATCGTCACCATGGAACATGAAACAAAA gcAGGCAAACCGAAAATTTTGACCAACTGTACTTACCCCTTGACAGGATCACGCTGTGTGAACATGATAATTACAGAAAAG GGTGTCTTTGAGATTAACCATGGAACTGGTTTAACTTTAATAGAAATTGCAGATGATGTGACCGTGGAGGAAATTCTAAAAACCACTGGCAGTCCATTTGCA GTCTCACCAAGCTTGATTCCAATGCAACAAGTGCCTGTATGA